From the genome of Kryptolebias marmoratus isolate JLee-2015 linkage group LG19, ASM164957v2, whole genome shotgun sequence, one region includes:
- the akap12b gene encoding A-kinase anchor protein 12b isoform X2, whose product MLGTITLTVGQPDGVTVAQKEEAPDATETVQVEGAPQVNGEKMEKESPEAIEISPVEEKVTEEKPDNANEVGFKKIFSIVGLKFTLKKDKSDEADPVKLLIVKDKEAEEVIEAEEPAKDKEAEEKATAEEKTADTEAEAADAQPAEAANEEVKEEGAEKETETTSPTKETGMSSFRKLFSGGLFSNLRKKTSIKKTKEEEEKEAAVKEEAAKAEGAAAEEKEEKDAAEQETTSDATEKETQEEKAATDEETKEENVVTEQEAKEEKSETQAEEKPESKPKEEAPSTQTEAKSDPTPEEKDDASAATESTTETKQEDQKEEEKVPAEATAEAEPQPSQEKSKPHGSPLKKLFTGAGLKKLSTKRQKNKKESESKPTESGEQVVEQLQSSNESEEAPKADSGTSSPEASGEHAVSAEGNQNESGQETEGELSSDGEKKKDGVIASFRKLVSPKKYAKRSSDSEDEGANDKMAKSATLSSSESAPLAEKAAEEKETKEDNAAEEEPMTENTEKLTSSTEEPKKKMDTSVSWEALMCMGGPKKRTRKTSDSDDEETKAEEEPAGAAAAEGKEEDKTEDAEVPSQSPENEEVILPAPEPVRESPWSTLKRLVMPKTKAKSEEKPEEPADQVQADAETQKEESSFSLRKLFHGRRKKVDKQSSTDQGSGEEDSDTPAVVPLSEYEEPAEAGQEAPAEPAAVQAKASADDRSPSWIPAVVEDDKHDQLSDIPEEVENSATPKSVDTDIADDEAEDQAALPKGPSSTGRRLSTAEVKPVTPAPAAATSPVPQGPRTQTAGELVSGIEAQVSEIPAQISVALQDAPLDVASADTEPEQETESAACVTKAILEPHVQSKAVAICTGLEAKETEDAPLEQLAEPTVESVGPLSDAAGVEVAVEQKSEESEAAAATEEPVLKAQVHQVQTLELEPVAEQIADQVADVQAASESYEAEIEKVGAVSTENSVVIQPAVLELNSPQSVVVDPIAPATETAVCTQTVEVSEMTVETKEGNVDTERCSADGENTPAEEVTQALAQEGSAAVCDTKDDTKEPEAAVPAETPGEENAVITDTSVLVAPGDGEANKETIQEEKTEKVDVEDREIETQSAVIAEAVIKDAIDKVLEDVPQPEKSTAAVPTPVKATVTTEGETDSAAEPVVITETPVPVICEKPASKSPQLLRVAMEITENVPLEVTQDIQEKEDEEEEPKGSLKMAEEVQVSEGSVMEEEVTEIKAETDGETEPQKEESKESGEAVKSQLEGNKSEEKSEKVHEVHMPTQVVLQSAEEAEEPPVEVETAEELDKDGSNAGAASEETRRRNKLSDLQEEAQEEASGEAAAPSQDTQEAAPEPEKTPAATCAEVMAQVMEVIEEAVKEIEPVSTEITAAS is encoded by the exons ATGCTCGGAACAATTACTTTAACGG TTGGCCAGCCGGATGGCGTAACTGTGGCCCAGAAGGAGGAGGCTCCTGACGCTACGGAGACCGTCCAGGTCGAAGGGGCTCCGCAAGTAAACGGCGAGAAGATGGAGAAAGAATCCCCGGAAGCGATTGAGATCTCTCCTGTCGAAGAGAAGGTAACAGAGGAAAAGCCCGACAACGCCAACGAAGTTGGATTCAAGAAGATCTTCAGCATCGTGGGCTTGAAATTCACACTTAAGAAGGACAAAAGTGACGAGGCGGACCCCGTGAAGCTGCTGATAGTGAAAGACAAAGAGGCAGAGGAGGTCATTGAGGCTGAGGAACCTGCAAAAGacaaggaggcagaggagaaaGCCACAGCTGAAGAGAAGACGGCCGACACAGAGGCTGAAGCCGCTGACGCCCAACCCGCCGAGGCCGCCAACGAGGAAGTCAAGGAGGAGGGAGCcgagaaagaaacagaaaccaCTTCGCCAACCAAGGAGACCGGCATGTCCTCCTTCAGGAAGCTCTTCTCTGGGGGGCTCTTCTCAAACCTGCGAAAGAAAACCAgcatcaaaaagacaaaagaggaggaggagaaagaggcgGCAGTGAAGGAGGAAGCAGCGAAGGCAGAAGGAGCTGCTGccgaggagaaggaggagaaagatGCTGCAGAGCAGGAGACAACGAGCGATGCGACAGAGAAGGAAACACAGGAGGAAAAAGCTGCGACGGACGAGGAAACCAAGGAGGAGAATGTCGTGACGGAACAGGAAGCCAAGGAGGAGAAATCAGAAACTCAAGCGGAAGAGAAACCTGAATCTAAGCCCAAGGAAGAAGCACCAAGCACTCAAACGGAAGCCAAATCAGATCCTACTCCAGAAGAGAAAGATGACGCCTCTGCCGCCACTGAAAGTACGACTGAAACCAAACAAGAAGaccaaaaggaggaggagaaggttCCAGCAGAGGCGACAGCTGAGGCTGAGCCACAGCCGTCACAGGAGAAGTCCAAGCCCCACGGAAGCCCTCTGAAGAAGCTCTTCACTGGAGCCGGCCTGAAAAAGCTCTCAACTAAGagacaaaagaacaagaagGAGTCGGAGTCCAAGCCCACCGAGTCCGGGGAGCAGGTCGTCGAGCAACTGCAGTCCTCCAACGAGTCTGAAGAGGCTCCGAAAGCTGACAGTGGAACGTCGTCTCCAGAAGCATCAGGGGAGCATGCCGTTTCTGCGGAGGGGAACCAGAATGAGTCGGGCCAGGAGACCGAGGGGGAGCTGTCCTCTGACggtgaaaagaagaaagatggGGTCATTGCCTCCTTCAGGAAACTGGTGTCGCCGAAGAAGTACGCTAAAAGGTCCTCTGATAGTGAAGACGAGGGCGCGAATGACAAGATGGCTAAATCCGCCACGCTGTCCTCCTCGGAGAGTGCTCCACTCGCAGAAAAGGCCGCCGAAGAGAAAGAGACTAAAGAGGACAACGCTGCGGAGGAAGAGCCAATGACAGAAAACACGGAAAAGCTGACCAGCAGCACCGAGGAGCccaaaaagaaaatggacacCTCCGTTTCCTGGGAGGCCTTGATGTGCATGGGTGGACCCAAAAAGAGGACAAGGAAGACGTCTGATTCAGATGACGAGGAGACCAAGGCTGAAGAGGAgccagcaggagcagcagcagcagaaggaaaagaagaagacaaaaccGAGGACGCCGAGGTCCCCTCCCAAAGCCCTGAGAATGAAGAGGTAATACTTCCTGCACCCGAGCCCGTGAGAGAGTCCCCCTGGAGCACTCTGAAACGCTTAGTCATGCCAAAAACTAAGGCCAAAAGTGAAGAAAAGCCAGAGGAGCCTGCTGACCAGGTCCAAGCAGATGCTGAAACCCAAAAAGAAGAGTCCTCTTTCTCTCTGAGGAAGCTTTTTCATGGACGCAGGAAGAAGGTGGACAAACAGTCCTCCACTGACCAGGGCTCAGGTGAGGAGGACTCCGACACCCCAGCTGTAGTTCCTCTGTCAGAGTATGAGGAGCCAGCTGAAGCGGGGCAGGAAGCGCCAGCAGAACCGGCGGCGGTCCAGGCTAAAGCGTCCGCTGACGACAGATCCCCGTCGTGGATTCCGGCCGTCGTTGAAGACGACAAACACGACCAGCTCAGCGATATCCCGGAGGAGGTCGAAAATTCAGCCACACCCAAATCCGTCGACACCGACATCGCAGATGATGAAGCCGAGGACCAGGCGGCGCTGCCTAAAGGTCCGAGCAGCACAGGGCGCAGGTTGTCCACGGCCGAGGTGAAGCCCGTTACCCCGGCTCCAGCTGCAGCCACCTCCCCCGTTCCTCAGGGACCCAGGACGCAGACTGCAGGCGAGCTCGTAAGTGGAATTGAGGCCCAGGTGAGTGAAATCCCAGCTCAGATATCCGTGGCGCTTCAAGACGCTCCACTGGATGTAGCTTCGGCCGACACCGAGCCAGAGCAAGAAACGGAGAGCGCCGCGTGTGTGACGAAAGCCATCCTAGAGCCACACGTTCAGAGCAAGGCTGTGGCCATCTGCACAGGGCTCGAAGCCAAGGAGACCGAAGACGCGCCGCTGGAGCAGCTGGCCGAGCCCACCGTAGAGTCCGTGGGCCCACTTAGTGATGCTGCAGGCGTGGAGGTGGCTGTGGAGCAGAAGTCTGAAGAATccgaagcagcagctgctacagaaGAGCCAGTACTCAAGGCTCAGGTCCATCAGGTACAAACGCTCGAACTCGAGCCTGTCGCAGAACAAATAGCCGACCAAGTTGCAGACGTTCAAGCTGCCAGCGAGAGCTACGAGGCTGAGATCGAGAAGGTCGGAGCCGTCAGCACCGAGAACTCCGTGGTCATCCAGCCTGCGGTGCTGGAGCTGAACTCACCTCAATCCGTCGTAGTGGATCCCATCGCGCCCGCAACTGAGACAGCCGTCTGTACCCAGACTGTGGAAGTCTCTGAGATGACTGTGGAGACCAAGGAGGGAAATGTGGACACGGAGCGGTGTTCTGCTGATGGAGAAAACACCCCAGCAGAGGAGGTGACTCAGGCGCTGGCTCAGGAGGGTTCAGCCGCAGTGTGCGACACGAAAGACGACACAAAGGAGCCTGAAGCAGCCGTCCCTGCAGAGACACCGGGTGAGGAAAACGCTGTCATCACGGACACGTCGGTCCTTGTTGCCCCGGGCGATGGGGAGGCTAACAAAGAAACGATCCAGGAGGAGAAGACTGAGAAAGTAGACGTCGAGGACCGTGAAATTGAGACTCAGAGCGCGGTGATAGCTGAGGCTGTGATTAAAGACGCCATCGATAAAGTTTTAGAGGACGTTCCACAACCTGAAAAGTCAACAGCAGCTGTTCCAACACCCGTGAAGGCGACGGTGACGACAGAGGGCGAGACCGACAGCGCAGCCGAGCCAGTTGTCATCACTGAAACCCCTGTTCCTGTTATCTGTGAAAAACCCGCCTCCAAGTCCCCTCAGCTGCTTCGTGTTGCCATGGAGATCACCGAGAATGTCCCGCTGGAGGTCACACAGGACATCCAGGagaaggaggatgaggaggaggagcccaAAGGAAGCTTAAAGATGGCGGAGGAGGTGCAAGTGAGTGAAGGAAGTGTCATGGAGGAGGAAGTGACAGAGATCAAAGCAGAGACTGACGGAGAGACCGAACCCCAGAAGGAGGAGAGCAAAGAAAGCGGCGAGGCTGTGAAGTCCCAGCTGGAGGGCAACAAGTCAGAGGAGAAATCAGAGAAGGTTCATGAGGTCCACATGCCAACCCAGGTGGTCCTGCAGTCAGCCGAGGAGGCCGAGGAGCCGCCCGTGGAGGTGGAGACGGCCGAGGAGCTCGACAAAGACGGCTCCAACGCCGGCGCCGCGTCCGAGGAGACAAGGAGACGAAACAAGCTGTCGGACCTGCAGGAAGAAGCTCAGGAGGAGGCTTCAGGAGAGGCCGCCGCTCCCAGCCAGGACACGCAGGAGGCCGCCCCCGAGCCGGAGAAAACCCCGGCAGCGACGTGCGCGGAGGTGATGGCGCAGGTGATGGAGGTGATCGAGGAGGCCGTGAAGGAGATCGAGCCCGTGTCCACAGAGATCACAGCGGCATCATGA
- the akap12b gene encoding A-kinase anchor protein 12b isoform X1 — MGAQNSSQRDGKSQEDASASASASGGELSAEVKGLQDAKPLEKNGQISSLTSLNGHSEDNTLAEVGQPDGVTVAQKEEAPDATETVQVEGAPQVNGEKMEKESPEAIEISPVEEKVTEEKPDNANEVGFKKIFSIVGLKFTLKKDKSDEADPVKLLIVKDKEAEEVIEAEEPAKDKEAEEKATAEEKTADTEAEAADAQPAEAANEEVKEEGAEKETETTSPTKETGMSSFRKLFSGGLFSNLRKKTSIKKTKEEEEKEAAVKEEAAKAEGAAAEEKEEKDAAEQETTSDATEKETQEEKAATDEETKEENVVTEQEAKEEKSETQAEEKPESKPKEEAPSTQTEAKSDPTPEEKDDASAATESTTETKQEDQKEEEKVPAEATAEAEPQPSQEKSKPHGSPLKKLFTGAGLKKLSTKRQKNKKESESKPTESGEQVVEQLQSSNESEEAPKADSGTSSPEASGEHAVSAEGNQNESGQETEGELSSDGEKKKDGVIASFRKLVSPKKYAKRSSDSEDEGANDKMAKSATLSSSESAPLAEKAAEEKETKEDNAAEEEPMTENTEKLTSSTEEPKKKMDTSVSWEALMCMGGPKKRTRKTSDSDDEETKAEEEPAGAAAAEGKEEDKTEDAEVPSQSPENEEVILPAPEPVRESPWSTLKRLVMPKTKAKSEEKPEEPADQVQADAETQKEESSFSLRKLFHGRRKKVDKQSSTDQGSGEEDSDTPAVVPLSEYEEPAEAGQEAPAEPAAVQAKASADDRSPSWIPAVVEDDKHDQLSDIPEEVENSATPKSVDTDIADDEAEDQAALPKGPSSTGRRLSTAEVKPVTPAPAAATSPVPQGPRTQTAGELVSGIEAQVSEIPAQISVALQDAPLDVASADTEPEQETESAACVTKAILEPHVQSKAVAICTGLEAKETEDAPLEQLAEPTVESVGPLSDAAGVEVAVEQKSEESEAAAATEEPVLKAQVHQVQTLELEPVAEQIADQVADVQAASESYEAEIEKVGAVSTENSVVIQPAVLELNSPQSVVVDPIAPATETAVCTQTVEVSEMTVETKEGNVDTERCSADGENTPAEEVTQALAQEGSAAVCDTKDDTKEPEAAVPAETPGEENAVITDTSVLVAPGDGEANKETIQEEKTEKVDVEDREIETQSAVIAEAVIKDAIDKVLEDVPQPEKSTAAVPTPVKATVTTEGETDSAAEPVVITETPVPVICEKPASKSPQLLRVAMEITENVPLEVTQDIQEKEDEEEEPKGSLKMAEEVQVSEGSVMEEEVTEIKAETDGETEPQKEESKESGEAVKSQLEGNKSEEKSEKVHEVHMPTQVVLQSAEEAEEPPVEVETAEELDKDGSNAGAASEETRRRNKLSDLQEEAQEEASGEAAAPSQDTQEAAPEPEKTPAATCAEVMAQVMEVIEEAVKEIEPVSTEITAAS; from the coding sequence TTGGCCAGCCGGATGGCGTAACTGTGGCCCAGAAGGAGGAGGCTCCTGACGCTACGGAGACCGTCCAGGTCGAAGGGGCTCCGCAAGTAAACGGCGAGAAGATGGAGAAAGAATCCCCGGAAGCGATTGAGATCTCTCCTGTCGAAGAGAAGGTAACAGAGGAAAAGCCCGACAACGCCAACGAAGTTGGATTCAAGAAGATCTTCAGCATCGTGGGCTTGAAATTCACACTTAAGAAGGACAAAAGTGACGAGGCGGACCCCGTGAAGCTGCTGATAGTGAAAGACAAAGAGGCAGAGGAGGTCATTGAGGCTGAGGAACCTGCAAAAGacaaggaggcagaggagaaaGCCACAGCTGAAGAGAAGACGGCCGACACAGAGGCTGAAGCCGCTGACGCCCAACCCGCCGAGGCCGCCAACGAGGAAGTCAAGGAGGAGGGAGCcgagaaagaaacagaaaccaCTTCGCCAACCAAGGAGACCGGCATGTCCTCCTTCAGGAAGCTCTTCTCTGGGGGGCTCTTCTCAAACCTGCGAAAGAAAACCAgcatcaaaaagacaaaagaggaggaggagaaagaggcgGCAGTGAAGGAGGAAGCAGCGAAGGCAGAAGGAGCTGCTGccgaggagaaggaggagaaagatGCTGCAGAGCAGGAGACAACGAGCGATGCGACAGAGAAGGAAACACAGGAGGAAAAAGCTGCGACGGACGAGGAAACCAAGGAGGAGAATGTCGTGACGGAACAGGAAGCCAAGGAGGAGAAATCAGAAACTCAAGCGGAAGAGAAACCTGAATCTAAGCCCAAGGAAGAAGCACCAAGCACTCAAACGGAAGCCAAATCAGATCCTACTCCAGAAGAGAAAGATGACGCCTCTGCCGCCACTGAAAGTACGACTGAAACCAAACAAGAAGaccaaaaggaggaggagaaggttCCAGCAGAGGCGACAGCTGAGGCTGAGCCACAGCCGTCACAGGAGAAGTCCAAGCCCCACGGAAGCCCTCTGAAGAAGCTCTTCACTGGAGCCGGCCTGAAAAAGCTCTCAACTAAGagacaaaagaacaagaagGAGTCGGAGTCCAAGCCCACCGAGTCCGGGGAGCAGGTCGTCGAGCAACTGCAGTCCTCCAACGAGTCTGAAGAGGCTCCGAAAGCTGACAGTGGAACGTCGTCTCCAGAAGCATCAGGGGAGCATGCCGTTTCTGCGGAGGGGAACCAGAATGAGTCGGGCCAGGAGACCGAGGGGGAGCTGTCCTCTGACggtgaaaagaagaaagatggGGTCATTGCCTCCTTCAGGAAACTGGTGTCGCCGAAGAAGTACGCTAAAAGGTCCTCTGATAGTGAAGACGAGGGCGCGAATGACAAGATGGCTAAATCCGCCACGCTGTCCTCCTCGGAGAGTGCTCCACTCGCAGAAAAGGCCGCCGAAGAGAAAGAGACTAAAGAGGACAACGCTGCGGAGGAAGAGCCAATGACAGAAAACACGGAAAAGCTGACCAGCAGCACCGAGGAGCccaaaaagaaaatggacacCTCCGTTTCCTGGGAGGCCTTGATGTGCATGGGTGGACCCAAAAAGAGGACAAGGAAGACGTCTGATTCAGATGACGAGGAGACCAAGGCTGAAGAGGAgccagcaggagcagcagcagcagaaggaaaagaagaagacaaaaccGAGGACGCCGAGGTCCCCTCCCAAAGCCCTGAGAATGAAGAGGTAATACTTCCTGCACCCGAGCCCGTGAGAGAGTCCCCCTGGAGCACTCTGAAACGCTTAGTCATGCCAAAAACTAAGGCCAAAAGTGAAGAAAAGCCAGAGGAGCCTGCTGACCAGGTCCAAGCAGATGCTGAAACCCAAAAAGAAGAGTCCTCTTTCTCTCTGAGGAAGCTTTTTCATGGACGCAGGAAGAAGGTGGACAAACAGTCCTCCACTGACCAGGGCTCAGGTGAGGAGGACTCCGACACCCCAGCTGTAGTTCCTCTGTCAGAGTATGAGGAGCCAGCTGAAGCGGGGCAGGAAGCGCCAGCAGAACCGGCGGCGGTCCAGGCTAAAGCGTCCGCTGACGACAGATCCCCGTCGTGGATTCCGGCCGTCGTTGAAGACGACAAACACGACCAGCTCAGCGATATCCCGGAGGAGGTCGAAAATTCAGCCACACCCAAATCCGTCGACACCGACATCGCAGATGATGAAGCCGAGGACCAGGCGGCGCTGCCTAAAGGTCCGAGCAGCACAGGGCGCAGGTTGTCCACGGCCGAGGTGAAGCCCGTTACCCCGGCTCCAGCTGCAGCCACCTCCCCCGTTCCTCAGGGACCCAGGACGCAGACTGCAGGCGAGCTCGTAAGTGGAATTGAGGCCCAGGTGAGTGAAATCCCAGCTCAGATATCCGTGGCGCTTCAAGACGCTCCACTGGATGTAGCTTCGGCCGACACCGAGCCAGAGCAAGAAACGGAGAGCGCCGCGTGTGTGACGAAAGCCATCCTAGAGCCACACGTTCAGAGCAAGGCTGTGGCCATCTGCACAGGGCTCGAAGCCAAGGAGACCGAAGACGCGCCGCTGGAGCAGCTGGCCGAGCCCACCGTAGAGTCCGTGGGCCCACTTAGTGATGCTGCAGGCGTGGAGGTGGCTGTGGAGCAGAAGTCTGAAGAATccgaagcagcagctgctacagaaGAGCCAGTACTCAAGGCTCAGGTCCATCAGGTACAAACGCTCGAACTCGAGCCTGTCGCAGAACAAATAGCCGACCAAGTTGCAGACGTTCAAGCTGCCAGCGAGAGCTACGAGGCTGAGATCGAGAAGGTCGGAGCCGTCAGCACCGAGAACTCCGTGGTCATCCAGCCTGCGGTGCTGGAGCTGAACTCACCTCAATCCGTCGTAGTGGATCCCATCGCGCCCGCAACTGAGACAGCCGTCTGTACCCAGACTGTGGAAGTCTCTGAGATGACTGTGGAGACCAAGGAGGGAAATGTGGACACGGAGCGGTGTTCTGCTGATGGAGAAAACACCCCAGCAGAGGAGGTGACTCAGGCGCTGGCTCAGGAGGGTTCAGCCGCAGTGTGCGACACGAAAGACGACACAAAGGAGCCTGAAGCAGCCGTCCCTGCAGAGACACCGGGTGAGGAAAACGCTGTCATCACGGACACGTCGGTCCTTGTTGCCCCGGGCGATGGGGAGGCTAACAAAGAAACGATCCAGGAGGAGAAGACTGAGAAAGTAGACGTCGAGGACCGTGAAATTGAGACTCAGAGCGCGGTGATAGCTGAGGCTGTGATTAAAGACGCCATCGATAAAGTTTTAGAGGACGTTCCACAACCTGAAAAGTCAACAGCAGCTGTTCCAACACCCGTGAAGGCGACGGTGACGACAGAGGGCGAGACCGACAGCGCAGCCGAGCCAGTTGTCATCACTGAAACCCCTGTTCCTGTTATCTGTGAAAAACCCGCCTCCAAGTCCCCTCAGCTGCTTCGTGTTGCCATGGAGATCACCGAGAATGTCCCGCTGGAGGTCACACAGGACATCCAGGagaaggaggatgaggaggaggagcccaAAGGAAGCTTAAAGATGGCGGAGGAGGTGCAAGTGAGTGAAGGAAGTGTCATGGAGGAGGAAGTGACAGAGATCAAAGCAGAGACTGACGGAGAGACCGAACCCCAGAAGGAGGAGAGCAAAGAAAGCGGCGAGGCTGTGAAGTCCCAGCTGGAGGGCAACAAGTCAGAGGAGAAATCAGAGAAGGTTCATGAGGTCCACATGCCAACCCAGGTGGTCCTGCAGTCAGCCGAGGAGGCCGAGGAGCCGCCCGTGGAGGTGGAGACGGCCGAGGAGCTCGACAAAGACGGCTCCAACGCCGGCGCCGCGTCCGAGGAGACAAGGAGACGAAACAAGCTGTCGGACCTGCAGGAAGAAGCTCAGGAGGAGGCTTCAGGAGAGGCCGCCGCTCCCAGCCAGGACACGCAGGAGGCCGCCCCCGAGCCGGAGAAAACCCCGGCAGCGACGTGCGCGGAGGTGATGGCGCAGGTGATGGAGGTGATCGAGGAGGCCGTGAAGGAGATCGAGCCCGTGTCCACAGAGATCACAGCGGCATCATGA